From Roseovarius sp. EL26, the proteins below share one genomic window:
- a CDS encoding nuclear transport factor 2 family protein — translation MPSNIEKIQNIVNTHIDAWCRKSATDVAASYTEDACFIINHGEPMNGHQDIADMVSGFCDEFPDVVLRLDNTFIAGHHAVYVWTFQGTQVNTGKYVEFQGWEEWELDENLKVKSSKGWFDAEDYERQLQA, via the coding sequence ATGCCTTCGAATATTGAAAAAATTCAGAATATCGTCAACACACATATTGATGCGTGGTGCCGCAAGTCAGCAACTGATGTCGCCGCATCTTATACCGAAGACGCCTGCTTTATCATTAACCACGGTGAACCCATGAATGGACATCAAGATATCGCTGATATGGTGAGTGGGTTTTGCGACGAATTTCCCGATGTGGTGCTCCGGCTTGATAACACCTTCATCGCAGGACACCACGCTGTATACGTCTGGACCTTTCAAGGCACACAGGTCAACACCGGGAAATATGTTGAATTTCAAGGCTGGGAAGAATGGGAACTGGATGAAAACCTCAAGGTCAAATCCTCCAAAGGCTGGTTCGACGCCGAGGATTACGAACGACAGCTGCAAGCCTGA
- a CDS encoding Rrf2 family transcriptional regulator — MKLNLSTDYALRVLIFLGSKPDELHSIETLSRTYDLPQSSLMKVVSELVRRGYVSSTRGRAGGIRLGMDPHKINVGDVVKAMDENLDIIDCTNCILDQRCRLKGVLSEATAAFLKVLCSYSLADLISTKDDFVALFNFSQER; from the coding sequence ATGAAACTGAATCTCTCCACCGATTACGCGCTCAGAGTGCTTATTTTCCTAGGCTCCAAACCCGATGAACTGCATTCGATTGAGACATTGAGCCGCACCTACGATTTGCCACAAAGTTCCCTGATGAAAGTCGTCAGCGAACTGGTCCGTCGCGGTTATGTCAGCAGCACCCGAGGCCGCGCGGGCGGGATTCGGTTGGGAATGGATCCGCACAAAATCAATGTGGGCGATGTCGTCAAAGCGATGGATGAAAACCTCGACATCATCGACTGCACCAATTGCATCCTCGACCAGCGCTGCCGTCTCAAAGGTGTCCTATCCGAGGCCACCGCCGCCTTCCTCAAAGTGCTGTGCAGCTATAGCCTCGCCGATCTGATTTCTACAAAAGACGATTTTGTGGCACTGTTCAACTTTTCACAGGAACGTTAG
- the ubiG gene encoding bifunctional 2-polyprenyl-6-hydroxyphenol methylase/3-demethylubiquinol 3-O-methyltransferase UbiG has protein sequence MQAAQTTIDPAEVAKFEAMAAEWWDPNGKFKPLHMLNPCRLDYITSQIAAEFDRDLNDALPFKGLRILDIGCGGGLLSEPMARLGATVVGADAAGGNLPVARIHAEQSGLEIDYRHTSAEALVEAGEQFDAVLNMEVVEHVADPLTFLTACQELLKPGGLHLCSTINRNAKSFAMAIIGAEHIMRWLPKGTHEWNKFITPDELYTLLENSGLSPVDRKGFVFNPILWNWSISAKDLSVNYVTASLKPE, from the coding sequence ATGCAAGCTGCTCAAACCACAATTGACCCCGCCGAAGTTGCCAAGTTCGAGGCGATGGCCGCCGAATGGTGGGACCCCAATGGTAAATTCAAACCTCTGCACATGCTCAACCCATGCCGGTTGGATTATATCACATCGCAAATCGCCGCTGAATTTGATCGTGATCTGAATGATGCCCTGCCCTTCAAAGGCTTACGCATTTTGGATATCGGCTGCGGCGGCGGGTTGCTCAGCGAACCGATGGCCCGTCTTGGGGCCACAGTCGTCGGGGCCGATGCCGCCGGGGGCAATCTGCCCGTCGCCCGCATTCACGCCGAACAGTCGGGGCTAGAGATTGATTACCGCCATACCTCAGCCGAAGCGCTGGTCGAAGCAGGTGAACAATTCGATGCCGTTTTAAACATGGAAGTGGTCGAACATGTCGCCGACCCGCTCACATTCCTGACCGCCTGTCAGGAATTGCTCAAACCGGGCGGATTGCACCTGTGCTCCACCATCAATCGAAACGCCAAAAGCTTTGCCATGGCCATCATCGGCGCCGAACACATCATGCGCTGGCTGCCCAAGGGCACGCATGAGTGGAACAAGTTCATCACCCCGGATGAGCTTTACACCCTGCTCGAAAACTCCGGGCTGTCTCCGGTAGATCGCAAAGGCTTTGTCTTCAATCCGATCTTATGGAACTGGTCCATCTCCGCAAAAGATCTGAGTGTGAACTACGTAACCGCGAGCCTGAAGCCAGAGTAA
- a CDS encoding RNA-binding protein, whose amino-acid sequence MGRGGQPKDRQDGPERKCIVTGEVQPKNGLLRFAVGPDNQIFPDLMEKLPGRGIWVSADRAALEKATSKGLFARAARQPVTVPDDLVQQIEDLLAKRVVDLISLARKGGGAVSGYEKVKDWLSKEVALILVQASDGSERGKSKLSTPHYGHFIGWLTADELGRAFGRQTTIHAALGAGGLAQRVVEDAARLKGLRVLDGDAVHRKGK is encoded by the coding sequence ATGGGACGCGGTGGGCAACCCAAAGATCGGCAGGACGGTCCTGAACGCAAGTGCATAGTCACGGGCGAGGTGCAGCCAAAAAATGGCTTGCTTCGTTTTGCTGTGGGACCTGACAACCAAATATTTCCAGACCTGATGGAGAAGCTCCCAGGTCGGGGAATATGGGTATCTGCGGATCGTGCGGCATTGGAAAAAGCAACCAGCAAAGGCTTGTTTGCCCGTGCTGCACGACAGCCGGTCACTGTGCCAGACGATTTGGTGCAGCAGATCGAGGATCTTTTGGCCAAGCGTGTGGTTGATCTGATCAGCCTTGCCCGCAAAGGCGGGGGCGCTGTTTCTGGCTACGAAAAGGTCAAGGACTGGCTGAGTAAAGAAGTCGCGTTGATTTTGGTGCAAGCCAGCGACGGATCAGAGCGTGGCAAGTCGAAATTGAGTACGCCCCACTATGGGCATTTTATTGGATGGCTGACGGCGGACGAACTTGGCCGGGCCTTTGGGCGACAAACAACGATTCACGCGGCACTGGGCGCTGGTGGTTTGGCGCAACGTGTTGTAGAGGATGCGGCAAGGCTAAAAGGCCTGCGTGTCTTGGACGGTGACGCGGTTCACCGGAAAGGGAAATAG
- a CDS encoding GFA family protein has protein sequence MTTHTGGCQCGTVRFEITSAPILAYCCHCTDCQQQSSSAFGISVWFPGSAFRLTSGMLKTWVTQGESGNQKSCTFCPDCGTRIYHAFPDESDTFSVKGGSLDNIKDITPIAHIWTKSAQPWLKARLTAEHCFEIEPDDFEGLITQFNKL, from the coding sequence ATGACAACCCACACCGGCGGCTGCCAATGCGGCACAGTACGATTTGAGATCACCAGTGCTCCGATTCTGGCCTATTGCTGCCATTGCACCGATTGTCAGCAGCAATCCAGCAGCGCCTTTGGCATTTCAGTATGGTTTCCTGGCTCCGCCTTCCGATTGACATCTGGTATGCTCAAAACATGGGTCACCCAAGGCGAAAGCGGCAATCAAAAATCCTGTACCTTCTGCCCTGACTGCGGCACTCGCATCTACCACGCCTTTCCGGATGAATCCGATACATTCAGCGTCAAAGGCGGATCACTGGATAACATCAAGGACATCACTCCAATTGCGCATATCTGGACCAAAAGCGCACAACCGTGGCTCAAGGCACGCTTGACAGCTGAACATTGCTTTGAAATCGAACCGGACGACTTTGAGGGCCTGATCACCCAATTTAACAAACTCTAA
- the rimP gene encoding ribosome maturation factor RimP — protein MSNDLIAKAAIDRRLAEIITPVIEDLGFELVRVRLMGGKTHILQIMAQRADGGMEVDECANISNAVSAILDVEDPIVETYTLEVSSPGIDRPLTRLKDFEEFEGYEAKLETNELIDGRKRFKGVLAGVEGEEVLINIEEGTVGLQFDWLSDAKLVLTDELIKEMLRARKASGAINEEQFDDIETDESEEG, from the coding sequence ATGAGCAACGACCTGATTGCAAAAGCAGCGATTGACCGCCGATTGGCCGAAATCATCACCCCCGTTATCGAGGATCTGGGGTTCGAATTGGTGCGCGTACGTCTTATGGGCGGCAAAACCCACATTCTGCAAATCATGGCGCAACGTGCCGATGGTGGAATGGAAGTCGACGAATGCGCTAATATCTCAAACGCGGTGAGCGCCATTTTGGATGTCGAAGACCCGATTGTTGAGACATACACCCTAGAAGTGTCCAGTCCTGGGATCGACCGACCGTTGACCCGCCTTAAGGATTTTGAAGAATTCGAAGGTTATGAAGCCAAGCTGGAAACCAATGAGCTGATTGATGGCCGTAAGCGGTTCAAGGGCGTGTTGGCCGGTGTTGAAGGCGAAGAAGTGCTGATCAACATTGAAGAAGGCACTGTTGGCTTGCAATTCGACTGGCTGTCGGATGCAAAGTTGGTTCTGACCGATGAGCTGATCAAAGAAATGCTACGGGCGCGTAAGGCGTCTGGCGCGATTAACGAAGAACAATTCGACGATATCGAGACTGACGAGTCCGAGGAGGGCTGA
- the hmpA gene encoding NO-inducible flavohemoprotein, with product MAQSISEETKAIVKATVPALEAHGRTIVTEMYARLLADEEIRALFNQSHQGGSSPQHEALTNAILAYAKNIDNLGALAGAVERIANKHVGLQIQEAHYEHVANALIGAIAHVLGEAATDEVLNAWGEAYWFLAGILIGREKELYQDKAQAEGGWDGWREFRIAERRQETGSVISFILKPVDGGAVLKHQPGQYLSFDFDLPGVGRHRRNYSISSKPNGDYYRITVKREPEGAVSGWLHEQAVEGTVLRVAPPAGDFVLGDSAETEVVLLSAGVGLTPMVSMLETLAERGQSATYLHATLDGTQLVMGEAVKSLASRSVTFFEAPSEEDRSASNYDVEGRISPEWLAANTATEQANYYICGPKGFMAMAVNGLKTAGVPQDRIHFEFFGPASDLDVA from the coding sequence ATGGCGCAGAGTATCAGCGAAGAGACAAAGGCGATCGTCAAAGCAACCGTTCCAGCCCTTGAGGCGCATGGGCGTACAATCGTGACTGAGATGTATGCACGGCTGTTGGCGGATGAAGAGATCCGCGCTTTGTTCAATCAGTCGCATCAGGGCGGCAGCTCTCCCCAGCATGAGGCGCTGACCAATGCGATTTTGGCCTATGCCAAGAACATCGACAATCTGGGCGCGCTTGCCGGGGCGGTTGAGCGGATTGCCAACAAGCATGTTGGTTTACAAATTCAGGAAGCGCATTACGAACATGTAGCCAATGCGCTGATCGGAGCAATTGCGCATGTCTTGGGTGAGGCTGCGACTGACGAGGTTTTGAATGCGTGGGGTGAGGCCTATTGGTTCCTTGCAGGCATCCTGATTGGGCGAGAAAAAGAGCTCTACCAAGACAAGGCGCAGGCTGAGGGTGGCTGGGACGGCTGGAGAGAATTCCGGATTGCCGAACGCCGTCAGGAAACGGGCTCTGTCATATCGTTTATCCTCAAGCCGGTGGATGGTGGAGCCGTGCTGAAACATCAGCCGGGGCAGTATCTATCGTTTGATTTTGATCTGCCCGGGGTGGGGCGGCATCGGCGGAACTATTCGATCTCGTCCAAGCCGAACGGGGACTATTACCGGATCACCGTGAAGCGGGAACCCGAGGGTGCGGTGTCGGGCTGGCTGCACGAACAGGCGGTTGAAGGCACGGTGTTGCGGGTCGCGCCGCCTGCTGGCGACTTTGTTTTGGGGGATAGTGCAGAAACTGAGGTGGTGTTGCTGTCTGCCGGTGTGGGGCTGACGCCGATGGTGTCGATGTTGGAAACACTTGCGGAACGAGGGCAGTCTGCAACCTATCTTCATGCCACATTGGATGGCACGCAGTTGGTGATGGGCGAGGCGGTCAAGTCGCTGGCTAGCCGGAGCGTGACGTTCTTTGAGGCCCCAAGCGAGGAAGATCGCAGCGCCAGCAACTATGATGTCGAGGGGCGGATTTCTCCCGAATGGCTTGCGGCGAATACAGCGACGGAACAGGCGAATTACTACATCTGCGGTCCCAAAGGGTTCATGGCCATGGCGGTGAACGGGTTGAAAACGGCTGGTGTTCCGCAGGATCGTATTCATTTTGAGTTCTTCGGGCCAGCGTCCGATCTGGATGTGGCATAA
- the nusA gene encoding transcription termination factor NusA, producing the protein MAITSANQLELLQTAEAVAREKMIDPGLVVEAMEESLARAAKSRYGAEMDIRVTIDRKTGRATFTRVRTVVEDEELENYQAEFTVEQAAQYLDDPKVGDQFIEEVPPVEMGRIAAQSAKQVILQKVREAERDRQFEEFKDRAGTIINGVVKREEYGNVIVDVGRGEAILRRNEKIGRESYRPNDRIRCFIKDVRRENRGPQIFLSRTAPEFMAALFKMEVPEIYDGIIEIKAVARDPGSRAKIAVISYDGSIDPVGACVGMRGSRVQAVVNELQGEKIDIIPWNDDQPTFLVNALQPAEVSKVVLDEEAERIEVVVPEEQLSLAIGRRGQNVRLASQLTHLDIDIMTEAEDSARRQKEFEERTGLFMAALDLDEFFAQLLVSEGFTNLEEVAYVEIDELLVIDGVDDGTANELQARARDVLEAQAREALEKARALGAEDSLIQFEGLTPRMVQALAEDGVKTLEDFATCADWELAGGWTTVDGERVKDDGLLEPHNVSLEEARDMVMTARIMLGWVDPADLEQDDAEADEAELSDEAAEEAEA; encoded by the coding sequence ATGGCAATTACATCTGCAAACCAGTTGGAGCTGCTGCAAACTGCCGAGGCGGTCGCACGCGAAAAGATGATCGACCCCGGCCTGGTGGTCGAAGCGATGGAAGAATCGCTCGCCCGTGCCGCCAAGAGCCGTTACGGCGCCGAGATGGACATACGCGTGACCATCGACCGTAAAACGGGCCGTGCGACATTCACGCGTGTCCGCACCGTGGTTGAAGACGAAGAGCTGGAAAACTATCAAGCTGAGTTCACGGTTGAGCAGGCCGCGCAGTATCTGGATGACCCCAAAGTCGGCGACCAGTTCATCGAAGAAGTGCCACCAGTTGAAATGGGCCGGATTGCCGCGCAAAGCGCCAAGCAGGTGATCTTGCAGAAGGTTCGCGAAGCTGAGCGTGACCGTCAGTTTGAAGAATTCAAAGACCGCGCGGGCACCATCATTAACGGTGTTGTCAAACGTGAAGAATACGGCAACGTCATCGTGGATGTGGGTCGTGGCGAAGCGATCCTGCGCCGCAACGAGAAGATCGGTCGCGAGAGCTATCGCCCGAATGACCGTATTCGTTGCTTCATCAAGGATGTGCGTCGCGAAAACCGTGGTCCTCAGATTTTCCTGAGCCGGACTGCTCCGGAATTCATGGCTGCATTGTTCAAGATGGAAGTGCCTGAGATTTATGATGGCATCATCGAGATCAAAGCCGTGGCCCGTGACCCGGGTTCGCGCGCCAAGATTGCCGTGATTTCTTATGATGGTTCAATCGACCCTGTGGGTGCCTGCGTTGGTATGCGTGGTAGCCGTGTTCAAGCGGTTGTGAACGAGCTGCAGGGTGAAAAGATCGACATCATTCCATGGAACGATGATCAACCTACATTCCTTGTGAACGCGTTGCAGCCTGCAGAAGTGTCCAAGGTTGTTCTGGATGAAGAAGCCGAGCGCATCGAAGTTGTTGTTCCTGAAGAGCAGCTGAGCCTTGCCATTGGTCGTCGTGGTCAAAACGTACGTCTGGCCAGCCAGCTGACCCACCTGGACATCGATATCATGACCGAAGCCGAAGATTCGGCGCGTCGTCAGAAAGAATTCGAAGAACGCACTGGCCTGTTTATGGCGGCGTTGGACCTGGATGAGTTCTTTGCACAATTGTTGGTCTCAGAAGGCTTCACCAATCTGGAAGAAGTGGCCTATGTCGAAATTGACGAGCTGCTGGTGATTGACGGTGTAGATGACGGCACAGCAAATGAGCTGCAGGCCCGTGCGCGTGATGTGCTGGAAGCACAGGCGCGTGAAGCACTTGAAAAAGCTCGTGCGCTGGGGGCTGAGGACAGCCTGATCCAGTTTGAAGGTCTGACACCTCGTATGGTGCAGGCATTGGCCGAAGATGGTGTGAAAACGCTGGAAGATTTCGCAACCTGCGCCGATTGGGAATTGGCTGGTGGCTGGACCACTGTTGATGGTGAGCGGGTCAAAGATGATGGCCTTTTGGAACCCCATAATGTTTCGCTGGAAGAGGCGCGAGACATGGTGATGACTGCACGAATCATGCTGGGTTGGGTTGATCCAGCTGACTTGGAACAGGACGACGCTGAGGCCGATGAGGCTGAGCTGTCTGACGAAGCAGCAGAGGAAGCCGAGGCCTGA
- the pip gene encoding prolyl aminopeptidase, with product MDKYAGQKSAVQYLYPPIEPFDRKMVDMGDGHTIYVEQSGNPAGLPVVVFHGGPGGGCSPAMRRYFDPTVFRIILFDQRGCGRSTPHASVEANTTWHLIADIEAIREMYSIDQWIVFGGSWGATLALIYAETHPERVRNLVLRGVFLMTNAELNWFYGGGAGAFWPETWARFQKLIPEEERDDMIGAYKRRLFCEDAQVEVTHARAWAAWENALATVHSTGRTSDGPSDYVRAFARIENHYFSHHGFLAEDGQILRDVDRIRHIPGVIVQGRYDMICPPKSAYALAEAWGNVDLRMIPMAGHALSEPGISAELVSAMDRIARGQ from the coding sequence ATGGATAAATACGCAGGCCAAAAGAGCGCAGTCCAGTACCTCTATCCTCCGATCGAGCCTTTTGATCGGAAAATGGTGGATATGGGCGATGGCCACACCATTTATGTTGAACAATCGGGTAATCCTGCCGGTCTGCCGGTGGTGGTGTTCCATGGTGGCCCTGGTGGCGGGTGTAGCCCAGCGATGCGGCGGTACTTTGATCCGACTGTTTTTCGAATCATCCTGTTTGATCAACGTGGCTGTGGCCGATCAACGCCACACGCCAGTGTTGAGGCCAATACGACATGGCATCTGATCGCAGATATTGAGGCGATCCGTGAGATGTATAGTATTGATCAATGGATCGTATTCGGTGGCAGTTGGGGGGCGACGCTGGCGCTGATCTATGCGGAAACTCATCCCGAACGGGTGCGCAATCTGGTGCTGCGCGGGGTGTTTTTAATGACCAACGCCGAACTGAACTGGTTTTATGGCGGCGGGGCCGGGGCGTTTTGGCCGGAAACCTGGGCGCGGTTTCAAAAGCTGATACCCGAGGAAGAGCGCGATGACATGATCGGGGCCTACAAGCGCCGTCTGTTTTGCGAAGATGCACAGGTTGAGGTCACGCATGCGCGGGCTTGGGCGGCGTGGGAAAACGCGTTGGCTACAGTGCATTCAACCGGACGCACCAGCGATGGACCATCTGATTATGTGCGCGCGTTTGCGCGGATCGAAAATCATTACTTTAGTCATCATGGATTTCTGGCGGAAGACGGGCAGATTTTGCGCGACGTTGACCGGATCAGGCATATCCCGGGTGTGATCGTGCAGGGCCGGTATGACATGATCTGCCCGCCGAAATCAGCCTATGCACTGGCCGAAGCGTGGGGGAATGTAGATTTACGCATGATTCCGATGGCCGGGCACGCGCTGTCAGAGCCGGGCATCAGTGCCGAACTGGTCAGTGCGATGGACCGAATTGCGCGCGGGCAGTAA
- a CDS encoding carbon-nitrogen hydrolase family protein has protein sequence MRAGLIQLNSSDDPARNLPEIQEYISEAVTQGAGFVLTPEVTNCVSGSRTHQNEVLRHQDGDQTLAALRAQAAELKIWLLIGSLALKTDDPNGRFANRSFLIAPDGQIAAWYDKIHMFDVQVSETESYRESKGYRPGDRAVLHDAGFAKIGMSICYDVRFPYLFRQLAEAGAEMLVIPSAFSPVTGAAHWEPLLRARAIETGCYVLAPAQTGTHDVSRGKGRKTYGHSLVVAPWGEVLADGGTEPGVIIVDLDPKEVAQARERVPSLRHTAQFTGP, from the coding sequence ATGCGTGCCGGTTTGATCCAACTTAACAGTAGCGATGATCCGGCGCGCAATTTGCCTGAAATTCAAGAGTATATTTCTGAAGCGGTGACACAGGGTGCAGGGTTTGTTTTGACGCCCGAAGTCACAAATTGTGTGTCTGGCAGCCGGACACATCAGAACGAGGTTTTGCGGCATCAAGACGGTGACCAAACCCTCGCGGCCCTTCGGGCACAGGCGGCGGAATTAAAAATCTGGCTGTTGATCGGGTCTTTGGCGCTGAAAACCGATGATCCGAATGGGCGGTTTGCGAACCGATCATTTCTGATTGCCCCAGACGGTCAGATCGCGGCGTGGTATGACAAGATCCACATGTTTGATGTGCAGGTCTCAGAAACCGAGAGTTACAGAGAATCGAAGGGTTACCGCCCCGGTGACCGCGCGGTGCTGCATGATGCAGGCTTTGCCAAGATCGGGATGAGCATTTGCTATGATGTGCGCTTTCCCTATCTGTTTCGCCAATTGGCAGAGGCCGGGGCTGAGATGCTAGTAATTCCGTCGGCGTTTTCGCCGGTCACGGGTGCCGCGCATTGGGAGCCTTTGCTGCGTGCCCGCGCAATTGAAACCGGCTGTTACGTTCTGGCCCCAGCGCAAACTGGTACCCATGATGTGAGCCGTGGAAAAGGGCGCAAAACCTATGGGCATTCGCTGGTGGTGGCACCGTGGGGCGAGGTTTTGGCAGACGGCGGAACAGAGCCGGGCGTGATAATCGTTGATCTGGACCCCAAGGAAGTGGCACAAGCACGGGAACGTGTTCCCTCTTTGCGCCATACGGCCCAGTTTACCGGACCTTGA
- a CDS encoding MarR family winged helix-turn-helix transcriptional regulator: protein MNDTVENSLAVALFSEIMTNEQLIRSRLSRVLPKGMEISHFSVLNHLARAKDERSPAQLAKSFHVTRGAMTNTLSKLEWAGYIHVRPDWDDARRKKIAISPAGRQAREAALSAMAPMIGDLVNELGESRVRATLPILRELRIKLEDE, encoded by the coding sequence ATGAACGATACTGTTGAAAATTCTCTGGCGGTTGCGCTGTTTAGCGAGATCATGACCAATGAGCAGCTGATCCGCAGCCGATTGAGCCGGGTTTTGCCCAAAGGCATGGAAATCTCGCATTTTTCGGTGCTGAACCATCTGGCACGAGCCAAGGATGAACGCAGCCCGGCGCAATTGGCCAAAAGCTTTCACGTGACCCGCGGTGCTATGACCAACACGCTGAGCAAGCTGGAGTGGGCCGGATACATCCATGTTCGCCCCGATTGGGACGATGCCCGCCGCAAAAAGATTGCGATTAGCCCAGCGGGACGACAAGCGCGCGAAGCGGCGTTATCTGCGATGGCGCCAATGATTGGTGATCTGGTGAATGAGCTGGGTGAAAGCCGGGTGCGTGCGACGCTACCAATATTACGGGAACTGCGGATCAAGCTGGAAGACGAGTAG
- a CDS encoding HAD family hydrolase, whose amino-acid sequence MESILRTCLMLDVDGVLVSGRPTDGLRWTFSLREDLGIDPTELIETFFSASWNDVVTGKQNLLPALSSSLSKIPTNVTAEELVSYWFKMDSRVMNAVLADCRLARTNGLSVYLATNQEHKRAQYLMDTLGLRSEVDGIIYSAQVGVQKPHADFYTYAEKAAGCDAKELLLVDDTHENIDGARKAGWDAVHWRNGMKLADILKPSISH is encoded by the coding sequence ATGGAGTCGATTTTGCGAACTTGTTTGATGCTGGATGTGGATGGAGTGCTCGTCAGTGGTCGCCCTACCGACGGTCTGAGATGGACTTTTTCATTGCGGGAAGATCTCGGCATTGATCCAACTGAACTGATCGAAACGTTTTTCTCTGCATCATGGAATGATGTCGTGACGGGTAAGCAAAACTTGCTTCCCGCTTTGTCATCTAGTTTGAGTAAAATTCCCACCAACGTTACAGCGGAAGAACTTGTATCCTATTGGTTTAAGATGGATTCACGGGTCATGAATGCTGTGCTTGCAGACTGCAGACTAGCACGAACAAACGGATTGTCCGTATATTTGGCGACGAATCAAGAACACAAAAGAGCACAATATTTAATGGACACACTTGGCCTACGGTCGGAAGTGGATGGAATTATCTACTCCGCCCAAGTTGGAGTTCAAAAGCCGCATGCCGACTTTTACACCTACGCAGAAAAAGCCGCGGGTTGCGACGCCAAAGAGCTTTTACTTGTCGATGACACTCACGAAAACATTGATGGAGCAAGAAAAGCTGGTTGGGATGCAGTTCACTGGCGTAATGGCATGAAGTTGGCTGATATTTTGAAGCCAAGTATTAGCCACTAA
- a CDS encoding antibiotic biosynthesis monooxygenase has protein sequence MSFIAMNRFKVCSGSEAEFETVWKSRESRLKELGGFREFRLLKGPEGEGYTLYSSHVIWGSRSDFEAWTKSEQFRDAHKNAGSQTKKYELMGPPQFEGFETVLQEG, from the coding sequence ATGAGTTTTATCGCAATGAATCGTTTTAAGGTCTGTTCGGGTTCCGAGGCAGAGTTTGAGACTGTCTGGAAGTCCCGTGAGAGCCGGTTAAAGGAACTGGGCGGATTTCGGGAGTTTCGTCTGCTGAAAGGACCTGAGGGCGAAGGATATACGCTTTATTCCAGTCACGTGATCTGGGGCAGCCGAAGTGATTTTGAAGCCTGGACAAAATCCGAGCAGTTCCGCGATGCCCATAAGAATGCAGGCAGCCAAACCAAGAAGTATGAGCTGATGGGCCCGCCGCAGTTTGAAGGTTTTGAGACTGTTTTGCAGGAAGGTTGA
- a CDS encoding NAD(P)-binding domain-containing protein, with the protein MSDISVIGLGAMGSALASTLIKSGYTVTVWNRSSEKIPSLVSQGATAATSAADAIASSPATIICIKSHDQTLELLQTCEASLNNKTIIELSTGGASEADALTQFVTARGGSWLVGIINAYPTAIGGEDTVLTIVAEPTLWEKWRPHISTLGGGSIHVGTNASMLAALFAALFTTRQGFMFGMLYGALVCQKAGIPLDNFAKLIPVSMGVLPSYHKYFADTAPTGNFDNPPATMATYAAALDDALKTFDEVGAPNELPKLFSDAAHKGMDAGLEDKALTALVALLNQN; encoded by the coding sequence ATGTCAGATATTTCTGTTATTGGCTTGGGCGCCATGGGCAGCGCACTGGCCAGCACATTAATAAAGAGCGGCTACACTGTCACGGTTTGGAACAGAAGCTCGGAAAAAATACCCTCACTTGTTTCCCAAGGCGCGACCGCGGCCACCTCCGCAGCCGATGCAATTGCCAGCAGCCCGGCAACAATCATCTGCATTAAATCACATGACCAGACCCTTGAGTTGCTGCAAACCTGTGAAGCATCGCTCAACAACAAAACCATTATCGAACTCAGCACCGGTGGCGCCTCCGAAGCAGACGCCCTCACCCAGTTCGTGACTGCTCGGGGTGGATCTTGGTTGGTTGGCATCATCAATGCCTATCCCACAGCGATTGGCGGTGAAGACACCGTGCTAACCATCGTAGCGGAACCTACGCTCTGGGAAAAGTGGCGGCCACACATTTCGACCTTAGGCGGCGGATCAATACATGTTGGAACCAATGCAAGCATGCTGGCCGCGCTCTTTGCGGCACTCTTCACAACCCGTCAAGGTTTCATGTTTGGGATGCTCTATGGGGCGCTTGTATGTCAAAAAGCCGGAATACCTTTGGACAATTTTGCCAAACTCATCCCCGTTTCTATGGGGGTTCTCCCCAGTTATCACAAGTATTTCGCAGACACGGCTCCTACTGGCAATTTTGACAACCCACCTGCAACCATGGCGACCTATGCAGCTGCCCTCGATGATGCCTTGAAAACGTTTGATGAAGTTGGCGCGCCGAATGAGCTGCCTAAACTCTTCAGCGATGCCGCACACAAGGGCATGGATGCCGGATTAGAAGACAAGGCTTTAACCGCGCTGGTCGCGTTGCTCAACCAGAATTAA